Within the [Enterobacter] lignolyticus SCF1 genome, the region GACCACTGCGTAATGTTCTATTTAAATAACTTAATTCTTTATTTTGTAATTAAAGTTATTGAAAGGGCGGGTGTCGATATTTGTAAGTAAAGTAGCTGCAGTGAAAGTATTTAAACAGGGATAAATGTGAGTTTAGTCACCACAAGGTTTGTGGGTGATCGTTAAATTAGCCACCGACACAATGCTATATCCCTGTCTTATTATACTGTCAGGAGTTTTCATGCCCTCATTACTATTACAATCTCTGTTTCCTTTAGTCTTTATTATGTTACTTGGATGGTTAAGCGGAAAATTAGGTTACACACGTCGTGAGGATGCCTCGGTCTTAGCCACCGTGGTGATCCGCTTTGCGCTGCCGTTTCATCTGTTTATCGGCGCGTTGAATACTAACCCGGATAAAATCAAAAACTTTTCGTTTATGGCCGTGCTGGTGATAGGGCTGATGGGCTCTTATTTCCTGACGCTGCTTATTTCACGCTACGTGTTCCGCCATGACATTAAAACCAGCGCGGTACAGTCGCTGGTATGCGCCTTCCCGGATATGGCCTACTTTGGCGCGCCGGTGCTGGCGGTGCTGATTGGTCCTGAAGGTTTTCTCGGGGTGCTGATCGGCAACTTAGTCACCAGCGTGTTCATGATTCCGCTGACTATCATCCTGATTCGTATGGGAGATAAGTCAGGAGGCGCCCACGACGATCTGCATCCCGCCAGGCTGGTCATGCAAAATCTGCTGAAAGCCGTCAGAAATCCGATTGTCTGGATCCCCATTTCCGGCGTGCTGTTAAGCCTCGCGGGCGTACAGCTGCCGCATCTGCTGAGCTCGCCTATCGAGATGGTCGGGAAGGTCGCGGGCGGTCTCTCGCTGTTCGCCCTGGGTTTGCTGTTCTACGGCGAGCGCCCGACGCTCAATGTGCAGACCTTTACCAATATCAGCATTAAGAATTTGATTCAGCCAGGGCTGATGGCGGCCGCCGGCCTGGCGTTTGGTTTAAGTCATACCTTAATGCAGCAGGTGATTATTATCGGCGCGACGCCTTCGGCGATTGCCGCAGGTATGTTTGCGTTACGTAGCGATACCTATATTGAAAGCGCTTCGTCCTCCATTTTAATCGGCACTGCGCTTGGCGTGGTGACTGAAGGCTTAATGATTTATTTGGTTTCATAAGAGATCTGTTCAGGAGTATGTATGTTAATTAAGGAAACGCTGTATACACCATACAGTGGCGCTGTATTATTAGAAAACCCGCTGTTAAATAAAGGTCTGGCGTTTACGGAAAGCGAACGTCTGGCGTTTAATCTTAACGGCCTGCTGCCGCATAACGTTGAGACGATTCAGGAACAGACCGACAGGGCGTGGGAGCAATTTTGCCAGTTTAAGCGTGACATCTCGCGGCATATCTATTTGCGGAATATTCAGGATACCAACGAGACGCTGTTCTATAACCTGCTGCGCACGCATATGAAAGACACGTTGCCGATCATCTATACGCCGACGGTCGGCGAGGCCTGCGAGCATTTTTCCGAGATATACCGTCGCGCCAGAGGATTATTTATCTCCTGGCCTAACCGCCATCATATTGATGAAATGCTGCAAAGCTTCTCCCGCCACGATATCCGCGTGATCGTCGTTACCGACGGCGAGCGTATTCTCGGGCTCGGCGACCAGGGCGTGGGCGGAATGGGTATCCCCATCGGCAAGCTGTCGCTGTACACCGCCTGCGGAGGGATCCATCCGGCGTCCACGCTGCCGATTATGCTGGACGTGGGAACCAACAATACGAAGCACCTTGAGGACCCGCTGTACATGGGGTGGCGCCACCCGAGGATCAGCGACGAGCAGTATCTTGAGTTTATGGACATGTTCGTGGAGGCGGTGCAGAGCCGCTGGCCGGACGTTCTGCTGCAGTTTGAAGATTTTGCGCAAAAGAACGCCACTCGCCTGCTGAACCGCTACCGGAATGCGCTGTGCTGCTTTAACGATGACATTCAGGGGACCGCCGCCGTTACCGCCGGAACCCTGCTCGCCGCCGCGAAAACCGCGGGAACGCGCATCCGCGATCAGCGCGTGGTGTTCCTCGGCGGCGGCTCGGCGGGCTGCGGCATTGCCGAGAAAATCATCACCCTGATGGTGGATGACGGCCTGACCGAAAGCGAAGCCCGCAGCCGCGTGTTCATGGTCGACCGCTTTGGTCTGCTGACGGACGAAATGCCGAATCTGCTCGATTTCCAGCAGAACCTGGTGACCGCCCGGGACAACATTCGCCACTGGGACGTAGACGCCGCCAACCTCTCGCTGCTGGACGTGGTGCGTAACGCCCATCCTACGGTCATGATCGGCGTCTCCGGGCAGCCTGGGCTGTTCAGTGAGGCGGTGATTAAAGAGATGCACCGCCACTGCCCGCGGCCGATCGTGATGCCGCTGTCTAACCCCACATCCCGGGCGGAGGCGCAGCCGCAGGATGTGATTGAGTGGACGCAAGGGGCGGCGCTGGTCGCGACGGGAAGCCCGTTTGCGCCGGTCTTTTATCAGGGACAGGAGTACGAAATCGCGCAGTGCAATAACGCCTATGTGTTCCCGGGGCTCGGGCTTGGCGTACTGGCGGGAAGGGCTTCCCGGGTGACGGAGAACATGCTGATGGCGGCCAGCAAAACGCTTGCCGCGCACTCGCCGCTGGCCACCACCGAAAAAGGCGGGCTGCTGCCCCCGGTTGATGCGATTGAACCGCTCTCCCGGGCAATCGCCTTTGAGGTGGCCCGCACCGCCCAGCAGGACGGCGTTGCACCGGTGATGAGCAAGGAAGAGCTGCTCATCAGCATCGAGAAAACGTACTGGAAAGCCAGCTACACCGCGTATAAGCGGGCGCCGCTGTAATATTCAGGCGATAAAAAAACCGCTTCCATGATAGAAGTAATGCTTGTCAGTTAAGCACTGCAGGTTGTTCCGTTCACCTGATGACCTGCAGACGCTGAGACTTCACATCCTGTGAACGGGACAAGGGGGCCACCACGGCCCCCTTGTCAATCCCCGTGGCCCCGCGGCGAAATCGGTGCTTCGCACTACGCTCACCTCCCGACCGTCTGCCTGCGGTCGGCTCCATTCGACATCCTGTCTCATGTCGCCTCTGGCCGCCTTCCCTGGCGTCCAGACCTTGTCATCCGGTCTCCGGTTCGCCGATTTCAGCGGGGACTCAACACCCGTGCCCCATGCAGGCGGAGAAGAAGCCGGAGGGAACGGGAGCCGGGATTGTAAAGGGCGTGGCGGTGAACGCCCTTTACACGTTCACCGCAGTGAAACCGACAGGAAGCAGAGGAGGTTCAGTGAACAGAACGATTCCACTGCGTTTTCATACGGGCTTTTAAAGTAAAATAATGAATAAAAATTCATTATTTTGCTTAACTGATCGGCATTATTCCATGATGGAAGCGGTTTTTTGTTTTGGCGGATAACGCTGCCCGGCGATTCGTTCGCCGGGCGAAAGGAATTAGCCGTGCTGGCTGCAGCCCGCGCAGGAAGAGGCAAGGATCTGCTGGAAGAAGTCATTACCTTTATCGTCCACCAGAATGAACGCCGGGAAGTCTTCGACCTCGATTTTCCAGACAGCCTCCATCCCAAGCTCCGGCCATGCCACGCACTCAAGGCTTTTGATGCTCTCCTGGGCCAGCACCGCCGCCGGGCCGCCGATGCTGCCGAGGTAAAAGCCGCCGTGCTTGTGGCAGGCATCCGTCACCTGCTGGCTGCGATTGCCTTTCGCCAGCATCACCATGCTGGCGCCGTGCGATTGCAGCAGGTCGACATAGGAATCCATACGTCCCGCGGTGGTCGGGCCAAGCGAACCGGACGCATATCCTTCCGGCGTTTTGGCCGGGCCGGCGTAGTAGATCGGGTGGTCCTTAACGTACTGCGGCAGCGGCTCGCCGTTATCCAGCAGCGCCTTGAGCTTCGCATGGGCAATATCGCGCGCCACGATAATGGTGCCGTTGAGGCTCAGCCGGGTGGAAACCGGGAAGGCTGACAGCTGGGACAGGATCGCGCTCATCGGCTGGTTCAGGTCAATCCGGACCGCATCGCCTTCGCCCTGCTGGCGCAGCGCTTCGGGAATGTACTGGCCGGGATTGCTTTCCAGTTTTTCAATCCAGATGCCATCGCGATTAATTTTCGCCTTGATGTTGCGGTCGGCGGAGCAGGAGACGCCCATACCGATCGGGCAGGAGGCGCCGTGGCGCGGCAGGCGGATGACGCGGATATCGTGGGCGAAGTATTTCCCGCCAAACTGCGCGCCGAGGCCGAGATTCTGCGCTTCCTGCAGCAATTCCTGCTCCAGCTTAACGTCGCGGAACGCCTGGCCGTGGGCGTTGCCTTCCGTCGGCAGGCCGTCATAGTAGCGGGTTGAGGCGAGCTTGACGGTTTTCAGGGTCGCCTCCGCCGAGGTGCCGCCAATCACGAAAGCGATATGGTACGGCGGGCAGGCCGCAGTCCCGAGCGTGCGCATTTTCTCCAGCAGATAGTTTTTCAGCTTCGCCGGGGTGATAAGCGCTTTGGTTTCCTGATACAGGTAGGTTTTGTTGGCGGAACCGCCGCCTTTGGCGATGCACAGAAACGTGTACTCGTCGCCGTCGAGGCTGTAGAGGTCGATCTGCGCCGGCAGGTTAGTGCCGGTGTTGACCTCGTTATACATATCCAGCGGCGCGTTCTGCGAGTAGCGCAGGTTATCCTCGGTGTAGGTGTTGTAGACGCCGCGGGCGAGCGCGGCCTCATCGCCCCCGCCGGTCCATACGCGCTGGCCTTTTTTCCCCATAATGATGGCGGTGCCGGTGTCCTGGCAGGTCGGCAGCACGCCTTTGGCGGCGATGTCCGAGTTACGCAGAAACTGCAGGGCGACGTATTTGTCGTTTTCGCTGGCCTGCGGGTCGCGCAGGATAGCGGCAACCTGCTGCTGGTGGGAGGCGCGCAGCATAAACGCCGCGTCGTGGAACGCCTGCTGCGCCAGCAGGGTCAGCGCGTCGGGGGCCACTTTAAGGACTTCCTGGCCGTCAAACTCGGCGACGGAGACGTGGTCACGGCTGAGTAGATAATATTCGGTTTCGTCTTTTGCCAGCGGGAAGGGGGGTTGATAGGTAAAGGGTTTGGTCGACATCGTTCACTTTCTCCATAAAGATAAAACCGCCGGAAGCGAGCTTCCGGCGGTGATGAATCAGAACATCATGGACATCCAGGGATAACCAATCAGCAGCAGGGCGGCGAGGAATATCGCGCCGAAGATGCTGCCGAGGCGCCAGTAGTCCTTGGTCGGCAAATAGCCGCTGCCGTAGTAGATAGGACTTGGGCCGGTGCCGTATGGCGTGATGATCCCCATCACCCCCAGCGAGGTCACCATCAGCAGAACAAAAACGTTCATGTTCATACCCGGGATGGTGGCGGCAATCGTCAGCATGGCGGGCAGGAGCGCGGTGGTGTGCGCGGTGGTGCTGGCAAACAGATAGTGCAGCAGGTAAAACGCCAGCAGTAGCACGATGGTGGCGACGCCTGGCGAAATACCGTGCATCAGCGCGCCGCCTTCCTTGCCAAGCCAGGCGATAAAGCCTGTTGTGGAAAGGCCGTCGGCGAGGGCCACGAGGGTGGCGAACCAGACGAAGGTGTTCCACGCGGCCTTGTTGCCGGTGATATCAGTCCAGGACAGTACGCCCGTCCACAGC harbors:
- a CDS encoding AEC family transporter; this translates as MPSLLLQSLFPLVFIMLLGWLSGKLGYTRREDASVLATVVIRFALPFHLFIGALNTNPDKIKNFSFMAVLVIGLMGSYFLTLLISRYVFRHDIKTSAVQSLVCAFPDMAYFGAPVLAVLIGPEGFLGVLIGNLVTSVFMIPLTIILIRMGDKSGGAHDDLHPARLVMQNLLKAVRNPIVWIPISGVLLSLAGVQLPHLLSSPIEMVGKVAGGLSLFALGLLFYGERPTLNVQTFTNISIKNLIQPGLMAAAGLAFGLSHTLMQQVIIIGATPSAIAAGMFALRSDTYIESASSSILIGTALGVVTEGLMIYLVS
- a CDS encoding NAD-dependent malic enzyme, whose protein sequence is MLIKETLYTPYSGAVLLENPLLNKGLAFTESERLAFNLNGLLPHNVETIQEQTDRAWEQFCQFKRDISRHIYLRNIQDTNETLFYNLLRTHMKDTLPIIYTPTVGEACEHFSEIYRRARGLFISWPNRHHIDEMLQSFSRHDIRVIVVTDGERILGLGDQGVGGMGIPIGKLSLYTACGGIHPASTLPIMLDVGTNNTKHLEDPLYMGWRHPRISDEQYLEFMDMFVEAVQSRWPDVLLQFEDFAQKNATRLLNRYRNALCCFNDDIQGTAAVTAGTLLAAAKTAGTRIRDQRVVFLGGGSAGCGIAEKIITLMVDDGLTESEARSRVFMVDRFGLLTDEMPNLLDFQQNLVTARDNIRHWDVDAANLSLLDVVRNAHPTVMIGVSGQPGLFSEAVIKEMHRHCPRPIVMPLSNPTSRAEAQPQDVIEWTQGAALVATGSPFAPVFYQGQEYEIAQCNNAYVFPGLGLGVLAGRASRVTENMLMAASKTLAAHSPLATTEKGGLLPPVDAIEPLSRAIAFEVARTAQQDGVAPVMSKEELLISIEKTYWKASYTAYKRAPL
- the fumA gene encoding class I fumarate hydratase FumA codes for the protein MSTKPFTYQPPFPLAKDETEYYLLSRDHVSVAEFDGQEVLKVAPDALTLLAQQAFHDAAFMLRASHQQQVAAILRDPQASENDKYVALQFLRNSDIAAKGVLPTCQDTGTAIIMGKKGQRVWTGGGDEAALARGVYNTYTEDNLRYSQNAPLDMYNEVNTGTNLPAQIDLYSLDGDEYTFLCIAKGGGSANKTYLYQETKALITPAKLKNYLLEKMRTLGTAACPPYHIAFVIGGTSAEATLKTVKLASTRYYDGLPTEGNAHGQAFRDVKLEQELLQEAQNLGLGAQFGGKYFAHDIRVIRLPRHGASCPIGMGVSCSADRNIKAKINRDGIWIEKLESNPGQYIPEALRQQGEGDAVRIDLNQPMSAILSQLSAFPVSTRLSLNGTIIVARDIAHAKLKALLDNGEPLPQYVKDHPIYYAGPAKTPEGYASGSLGPTTAGRMDSYVDLLQSHGASMVMLAKGNRSQQVTDACHKHGGFYLGSIGGPAAVLAQESIKSLECVAWPELGMEAVWKIEVEDFPAFILVDDKGNDFFQQILASSCAGCSQHG